A genomic window from bacterium includes:
- the uvrA gene encoding excinuclease ABC subunit UvrA yields the protein MSEWIRVKGARQHNLQNVDVDFPRGVLTAVSGLSGSGKSSLVFDTLYAEGQRCYVESLSTYARQFLARLPKPDVDWIDGISPAIAIEQRNAVTSGRSTVGTVTEINDYLRVLWARAGKVVCPDCNVDVTRDTPESIWRDVRKARADGTLVLVCTPLEISSAAAATGWWEPLLAQGFQRAVLRGEVVRLDDDAIAARPLPDPGDIVDVVVDRLKLGAKVRSRFIEAVEMASGQSGGLTVLRDRDLAWRDEFSADLRCNACNRVFPEPTPRLFSFNSPEGACPACNGFGNKLEFDEDKVIPDPDLSLREGAVKPWSTESFSRLLTGLLRFCARHKIPTDVPWHKLSRTRQLLVLEGEDKSYLGVMPYLEKMRKEMKKGHHRFFTRRFMGDAMCRACGGSRLRSEALAVRLQGMTLGEFGVLSVEDALKKAEGIRLSQAAAAMAGEVRDEVLHRLRFLDRVGLGYLTLDRLTRTLSGGEAQRIHLANALGSRLVDTLYVLDEPTCGLHAGDVDRLIATLHDLVRGGNTVVVVEHDLAVLKAAEHFVELGPGAGTNGGHIVYQGPLRELVAGGDSVTARHLRGEVAGRPARARRKPGTQALVIKGARLHNLREIDVKIPLQRFVALTGISGSGKSSLMNGCLHDGLTARAAGGSGRAFPFSAIQGAHGVGKVVRVDQTPIGKTSRSNPATYLQILAPIRELFAQAKESIARGYTPGRFSFNTAGGRCSNCQGMGYHRVEMQFMADITVPCEDCRGSRFNQSTLEITYKGRNIAQVLDLTIDEALKFFGDVPAVSQRLWLLKKVGLSYLTLGQPAPTLSGGESQRLKVARELAMPSGKHNLYLLDEPTTGLHAEDVRALVAVLHELVEQKHSVLVIEHNLDLIAQADWIIDLGPGGGRHGGRVVAQGTPEEVAAVADSPTGRFLAGRLAGA from the coding sequence TCAAGGGCGCCCGCCAGCACAACCTGCAGAACGTCGACGTCGACTTCCCCCGGGGCGTGCTCACGGCGGTGTCGGGCCTCTCGGGCTCGGGCAAGTCGTCCCTCGTCTTCGACACGCTCTATGCCGAGGGACAGCGCTGCTACGTCGAGTCGCTCTCCACCTACGCGCGCCAGTTCCTCGCCCGTCTGCCCAAGCCCGACGTCGACTGGATCGACGGCATCAGCCCGGCCATCGCCATCGAGCAGCGCAACGCCGTCACCAGCGGCCGCAGCACCGTGGGCACCGTCACCGAGATCAACGACTACCTGCGCGTGCTGTGGGCCCGGGCGGGCAAGGTCGTCTGTCCCGACTGCAACGTCGATGTGACGCGCGACACGCCGGAGTCCATCTGGCGCGACGTGCGCAAGGCCCGCGCGGACGGCACCCTGGTGCTGGTCTGCACGCCCCTGGAGATCTCCAGCGCCGCCGCGGCCACCGGCTGGTGGGAGCCGCTGCTGGCCCAGGGTTTCCAGCGCGCGGTGCTGCGCGGCGAGGTCGTGCGCCTCGACGACGACGCCATCGCCGCCCGGCCCCTGCCCGACCCGGGCGACATCGTCGACGTGGTGGTCGACCGCCTCAAGCTGGGGGCCAAGGTGCGCTCGCGCTTCATCGAGGCGGTGGAGATGGCCTCGGGCCAGTCCGGCGGGCTGACGGTGCTGCGCGATCGCGACCTCGCCTGGCGCGACGAGTTCTCGGCCGACCTGCGCTGCAACGCCTGCAACCGCGTCTTCCCCGAGCCGACCCCGCGCCTGTTCTCGTTCAACAGCCCGGAGGGCGCCTGTCCGGCCTGCAACGGCTTCGGCAACAAGCTCGAGTTCGACGAGGACAAGGTCATTCCCGACCCCGACCTTTCGCTCCGCGAGGGCGCCGTCAAGCCGTGGAGCACCGAGAGCTTCTCGCGCCTGCTCACCGGCCTGCTGCGCTTCTGCGCGCGCCACAAGATCCCCACCGACGTGCCCTGGCACAAGCTGAGCCGCACGCGGCAGCTGCTCGTGCTCGAGGGGGAGGACAAGAGCTACCTCGGCGTCATGCCCTACCTCGAGAAGATGCGCAAGGAGATGAAGAAGGGGCACCACCGCTTCTTCACGCGGCGCTTCATGGGCGACGCCATGTGCCGCGCGTGCGGAGGCAGCCGCCTGCGCAGCGAGGCCCTCGCCGTGCGCCTGCAGGGCATGACCCTCGGCGAGTTCGGCGTGCTCTCGGTCGAGGACGCCCTGAAGAAGGCCGAGGGCATCCGGCTCTCGCAGGCCGCCGCGGCCATGGCCGGCGAGGTGCGCGACGAGGTGCTGCACCGCCTGCGCTTCCTGGACCGCGTGGGACTCGGCTACCTGACCCTCGACCGGCTCACCCGCACCCTCAGCGGCGGCGAGGCCCAGCGCATCCACCTGGCCAACGCCCTCGGCTCGCGCCTGGTCGACACCCTGTACGTGCTCGACGAACCCACCTGCGGCCTGCACGCCGGCGACGTCGACCGCCTCATCGCGACCCTGCACGACCTCGTCCGCGGCGGCAACACCGTGGTGGTGGTCGAGCACGACCTCGCGGTGCTGAAGGCGGCCGAGCACTTCGTCGAACTGGGCCCCGGTGCCGGCACCAACGGCGGCCACATCGTGTACCAGGGACCGCTGCGCGAACTGGTCGCCGGCGGCGACAGCGTCACGGCCCGCCACCTGCGCGGCGAGGTCGCGGGGCGTCCGGCGCGGGCGCGCCGCAAGCCGGGCACACAGGCGCTGGTGATCAAGGGCGCCCGCCTGCACAACCTGCGCGAGATCGACGTGAAGATCCCGCTGCAACGCTTCGTGGCCCTGACGGGCATCTCGGGCTCGGGCAAGAGCAGCCTCATGAACGGCTGCCTCCACGACGGCCTCACGGCACGGGCCGCGGGCGGCTCGGGCCGCGCCTTCCCCTTCAGCGCGATCCAGGGGGCCCACGGCGTGGGCAAGGTGGTGCGCGTCGACCAGACCCCCATCGGCAAGACGAGCCGCTCCAATCCGGCCACCTACCTGCAGATCCTCGCGCCCATCCGCGAGCTCTTCGCCCAGGCCAAGGAGTCCATCGCCCGCGGCTACACGCCCGGACGCTTCAGCTTCAACACCGCCGGCGGTCGCTGCAGCAATTGCCAGGGCATGGGCTACCACCGCGTCGAGATGCAGTTCATGGCCGACATCACCGTGCCCTGCGAGGACTGCCGCGGCAGCCGCTTCAACCAGAGCACGCTGGAGATCACCTACAAGGGGCGCAACATCGCCCAGGTGCTCGACCTGACCATCGACGAGGCCCTGAAGTTCTTCGGCGACGTGCCCGCGGTCAGCCAGCGCCTGTGGCTGCTGAAGAAGGTGGGCCTCAGCTACCTCACCCTCGGCCAGCCGGCCCCGACCTTGTCGGGCGGCGAGAGCCAGCGCCTGAAGGTGGCCCGCGAACTGGCCATGCCCTCGGGCAAGCACAACCTCTACCTGCTCGACGAACCCACCACCGGCCTGCACGCCGAGGACGTCCGCGCCCTGGTGGCCGTGCTGCACGAACTGGTCGAGCAGAAGCACTCGGTGCTCGTCATCGAGCACAACCTCGACCTCATCGCCCAGGCCGACTGGATCATCGACCTCGGGCCCGGGGGCGGTCGCCACGGCGGCCGCGTCGTGGCCCAGGGCACCCCGGAGGAGGTCGCCGCCGTGGCCGATTCCCCCACCGGACGCTTCCTGGCCGGACGCCTCGCCGGCGCCTGA
- a CDS encoding HAMP domain-containing histidine kinase has translation MSCQDDISPPERRKIMPELFRKIFPATDRSGAGSDAAGAAVAADPAEGLQAVPVGLARLRDGEVLALNGLGRALLREVVGGSDHANECWLAAAVTRQLVAGREKEILSGCSDTLSVEVRLGPACPDTGERLVAVRPVGETGGARADLVETVSTLSHELRTPLASMKSSLRLVLGGDAGDVTADQQRFLDLTLRNVDRLERLVNDLLDVSRSGGEAPALQTREIDLGPVLREAVALHGPAARNAGLELDATGLPERLRAHADPDRITRIVANVVGNSLKYTPAGGLVRVWVQPHPRPDDGLAWRLAEDLFLPLHTWNLVVEDSGVGMTPAEVERVFEPWYRGRRHAGPARDGSGLGLHITRGLVEAHGGSIRLASTPGRGTTVWIRLPRDPASEQLLRAVRELRALARRGAATAVALLDGRPERPVVDLVEDFIAGGVDAAATKAVVPAPSLAACPVADPAAFAAAWRRHCAERPSTAALPGWRFLPLGPDAATRSQFPGIPADTMDRKRPVTGQGPGSLEA, from the coding sequence ATGTCCTGCCAGGACGACATCTCGCCGCCGGAGCGCAGGAAAATTATGCCAGAGCTCTTCCGGAAAATCTTCCCGGCCACCGACCGGAGTGGGGCCGGTTCCGACGCCGCCGGCGCAGCCGTGGCCGCCGATCCGGCCGAGGGGCTGCAGGCGGTGCCGGTGGGCCTGGCCCGCCTGCGGGACGGGGAGGTCCTGGCCCTGAACGGGCTGGGGCGCGCCCTGCTGCGCGAGGTCGTGGGGGGCTCGGACCACGCCAACGAGTGCTGGCTCGCCGCGGCGGTGACGCGGCAGCTCGTGGCCGGGCGCGAGAAGGAGATCCTCTCCGGCTGCAGCGACACCCTGAGCGTCGAGGTGCGTCTCGGGCCCGCCTGCCCCGACACGGGCGAACGCCTGGTGGCGGTGCGCCCGGTGGGCGAGACCGGCGGCGCCCGCGCCGACCTGGTCGAGACCGTCAGCACCCTCAGCCACGAACTGCGCACGCCGCTGGCCTCCATGAAGAGCAGCCTGCGGCTGGTCCTGGGGGGCGACGCCGGCGACGTCACCGCCGACCAGCAGCGCTTCCTCGACCTGACGCTGCGGAACGTCGACCGCCTCGAGCGGCTCGTCAACGATCTGCTGGATGTGTCGCGGAGCGGGGGCGAGGCCCCGGCGCTGCAGACGCGCGAGATCGACCTCGGTCCGGTGCTGCGCGAGGCGGTGGCCCTGCACGGACCCGCGGCCCGCAACGCCGGCCTCGAGCTGGACGCGACCGGGCTGCCCGAACGCCTGCGGGCCCACGCCGACCCTGACCGCATCACCCGCATCGTGGCCAACGTGGTGGGCAACTCCCTCAAGTACACGCCGGCCGGGGGCCTGGTGCGGGTGTGGGTCCAGCCCCATCCGCGCCCCGACGACGGGCTGGCCTGGCGGTTGGCCGAAGACCTCTTCCTGCCCCTGCACACCTGGAACCTGGTGGTCGAGGACAGCGGGGTGGGCATGACGCCGGCCGAGGTCGAGCGGGTCTTCGAGCCCTGGTACCGCGGCCGTCGGCACGCCGGCCCGGCCCGCGACGGCTCGGGCCTGGGCCTGCACATCACGCGGGGGCTGGTCGAAGCCCACGGCGGCAGCATCCGCCTGGCCAGCACGCCGGGGCGGGGCACCACCGTCTGGATCCGCCTGCCGCGCGACCCGGCCAGCGAGCAGCTCCTGCGCGCCGTCCGCGAACTGCGGGCCCTGGCCCGGCGCGGTGCGGCCACGGCGGTCGCCCTGCTGGACGGCCGGCCCGAGCGTCCGGTCGTCGACCTGGTCGAGGATTTCATCGCCGGCGGCGTCGACGCGGCCGCGACCAAGGCCGTGGTCCCGGCCCCGAGCCTGGCGGCCTGCCCGGTCGCCGACCCCGCCGCCTTCGCGGCCGCGTGGCGGCGCCACTGCGCCGAGCGTCCCTCGACGGCGGCCCTGCCCGGGTGGCGCTTCCTGCCCCTGG